In Gemmatimonadota bacterium, the following proteins share a genomic window:
- a CDS encoding efflux RND transporter periplasmic adaptor subunit, with product MFKRLGISKLAYWPVVLAIAGVLACGGGEEESEDAAQNQRGGRPGMGAMARTGASIPVEVKTVGRGNIAATLLTYTSLEAERHVDVVSRTQGLVKSILVEEGDRVTEGQPLAQLDTDALELTLREREVNMNSLESNYKRSQELLEQELLSSQEFEQTKFQYEAAATQYESAKLQLAYATIRSPFSGIVTERLVEVGNLVNANDVVFRTADLDPLLARIHVPEKDIGQVRPGQSVRINVEGSDQTHTGRVALISPIVDPESGTVKVTVEIRDRMGTLRPGMFTTVNLVIAIQDNVLQVEKKALVAEAEGSYAFLFQDGTAEKRLLEIGIAEGDYVEVLSGLSDGDSIITVGQEGLRNGAPVRIAGQIPPAAEGMGGGPAGMGGSAGEASQAPSARPASAGEGTGGSGRPGMAGANQGGGQPGGMGGGRMMAMDLDQMKERMFQNPDIKAAYDKQVEEDPSFAEDEERQRTFLIQQMRQMRAQRGGGRQQ from the coding sequence ATGTTCAAGCGGCTTGGGATAAGTAAACTGGCGTACTGGCCCGTTGTGCTGGCGATCGCAGGCGTCCTCGCCTGCGGCGGCGGCGAGGAGGAGTCGGAAGACGCGGCGCAGAATCAGCGCGGCGGCCGGCCCGGGATGGGCGCCATGGCGCGTACCGGCGCTTCCATACCGGTGGAGGTGAAGACCGTGGGCCGCGGCAACATCGCCGCGACGCTGCTGACCTACACGTCCCTCGAGGCGGAGCGGCACGTGGACGTGGTCTCGCGCACGCAGGGGCTCGTGAAGTCGATCCTGGTCGAGGAGGGAGACCGGGTGACGGAGGGGCAGCCGCTGGCCCAGCTCGACACCGACGCGCTGGAATTGACGCTCAGGGAGCGGGAAGTGAACATGAACAGCCTGGAATCGAACTACAAGCGGTCCCAGGAACTGTTGGAGCAGGAGCTGCTCAGCAGCCAGGAATTCGAACAGACCAAGTTCCAGTACGAGGCCGCCGCGACCCAGTACGAGTCGGCGAAGCTTCAACTGGCATACGCCACGATCCGCAGCCCTTTCTCCGGCATCGTCACGGAGCGGTTGGTCGAGGTGGGCAACCTGGTGAATGCGAATGACGTGGTATTCCGGACGGCGGATCTCGATCCGCTGCTCGCCCGCATTCACGTGCCCGAGAAGGACATCGGACAGGTTCGGCCGGGGCAGTCGGTGCGTATCAACGTGGAAGGGTCTGACCAGACTCACACGGGCCGGGTCGCTCTGATCAGTCCCATCGTGGATCCCGAGAGCGGCACGGTCAAGGTCACGGTGGAAATCCGGGACCGGATGGGCACGTTGAGACCGGGCATGTTTACGACGGTGAACCTGGTGATCGCGATCCAGGATAACGTGCTGCAGGTCGAGAAGAAGGCCCTGGTAGCCGAGGCCGAGGGATCCTACGCCTTCCTGTTCCAGGACGGCACGGCAGAAAAACGGCTCCTTGAGATCGGCATCGCGGAAGGGGATTACGTGGAGGTGCTGTCGGGTCTGTCCGACGGCGACTCCATCATCACCGTGGGCCAGGAGGGACTCCGAAACGGCGCGCCCGTCCGCATCGCGGGACAGATACCGCCCGCCGCGGAAGGCATGGGCGGTGGACCGGCGGGCATGGGCGGTTCAGCCGGTGAAGCGTCCCAGGCGCCCTCCGCGCGGCCGGCGAGCGCAGGAGAAGGAACCGGCGGGTCCGGCAGGCCCGGCATGGCCGGCGCGAACCAAGGCGGCGGACAGCCAGGCGGGATGGGCGGCGGACGCATGATGGCCATGGACCTCGACCAGATGAAGGAGCGGATGTTCCAGAACCCGGACATCAAGGCGGCTTATGACAAGCAGGTGGAAGAAGATCCGAGCTTCGCGGAAGACGAAGAAAGGCAACGTACGTTCCTTATCCAGCAGATGCGCCAGATGCGTGCGCAGCGCGGAGGGGGACGGCAGCAGTAA
- a CDS encoding periplasmic heavy metal sensor, producing MKKKLIIWGVVLLTVINLASLATRAYHRWGDDERRSREDRREARMSITERLGLTEAQVEQVRQMRTELGDQLTPYRDGYREKRDQLYDLLMAPDVDRGEIDRVKAQMDSLQAEREAIVFDYIVAHKEVLTPEQQTEFFTMIKERFRSGYRRR from the coding sequence ATGAAGAAGAAGCTGATCATATGGGGCGTGGTCCTGCTGACGGTCATCAACCTGGCTTCGCTGGCGACGCGCGCATACCATCGCTGGGGCGACGACGAGCGCCGCAGCCGGGAGGACCGGCGCGAGGCAAGGATGTCCATCACCGAACGGCTCGGCCTCACCGAGGCCCAGGTGGAACAGGTCAGGCAGATGCGGACCGAACTCGGAGATCAACTGACGCCCTACCGGGATGGTTACCGTGAAAAACGGGACCAGTTGTACGATCTGCTCATGGCGCCGGACGTCGACCGCGGGGAGATCGACCGGGTCAAGGCGCAGATGGATTCGCTCCAGGCGGAGCGGGAAGCCATCGTCTTCGACTACATCGTGGCGCACAAGGAAGTGCTTACCCCGGAGCAGCAGACGGAATTCTTCACCATGATCAAGGAGCGGTTCCGAAGCGGATACCGTCGTAGATAG
- a CDS encoding sigma-70 family RNA polymerase sigma factor, with amino-acid sequence MPLPVAENHRSGPGRDDAPDDRQEVFQRLFDAWHGRIYQTCFRLMGHPQEAEDITQDVFVRAMQAYDRFRGDADPGTWLYRIAVNQCLNVRRRKRRLQWLALDFWNEGVDETTSTGDRSGGVEDELQRTDRERIVGKAIDALPERQRTALILSHFERMSYKSIAETMDCTPSAVESLLHRAKTNLARRLRPHLGEL; translated from the coding sequence GTTGCCCGTGGCCGAAAACCATCGATCCGGACCGGGACGGGATGATGCGCCGGATGACCGGCAGGAGGTCTTTCAAAGGCTCTTCGACGCGTGGCACGGACGCATCTACCAGACCTGCTTCCGGCTCATGGGACACCCGCAGGAGGCGGAGGACATCACCCAGGACGTTTTCGTACGGGCCATGCAGGCTTACGACCGGTTCCGGGGCGACGCCGACCCGGGCACGTGGCTTTACCGTATCGCGGTGAACCAGTGCCTCAACGTCCGGCGCCGAAAACGCCGGCTGCAGTGGCTGGCCCTGGACTTCTGGAACGAGGGCGTCGACGAGACGACATCGACCGGAGACCGGAGCGGCGGTGTCGAGGACGAACTTCAGCGGACGGACCGGGAGCGCATCGTCGGGAAGGCTATCGACGCGCTCCCCGAACGGCAGCGCACGGCCCTGATCCTCTCCCATTTCGAGCGCATGTCCTACAAGTCCATAGCCGAAACCATGGACTGCACGCCTTCCGCGGTGGAGTCCCTGCTGCACCGGGCCAAGACCAATCTCGCCAGGCGCCTGCGGCCGCACCTGGGCGAGCTGTGA